One window of Pyrus communis chromosome 12, drPyrComm1.1, whole genome shotgun sequence genomic DNA carries:
- the LOC137710209 gene encoding glutathione S-transferase U10-like: MAEENKVTLYGMWASPFVKRVVFALKLKGIPYEYVEEDLRNKSSLLLKLNPVLQQVPVLVHGRKPIAESLVILEYIDEIWKTGPQLLPQDPYKRSQARFWAGLMQHIFESLATVLETSGEAQEKAIKEVSERVKPLEERLKGYYPDGFPRSFDLKDVGLLEVVIFSHLGAYEAQEEVLGFKVIDPKNTPLVFSCIEL, encoded by the exons atggcagaGGAAAACAAAGTGACCTTATATGGAATGTGGGCAAGCCCTTTTGTTAAGAGGGTGGTTTTTGCTCTCAAACTCAAAGGCATACCCTACGAATACGTTGAAGAAGATTTGAGGAACAAAAGCTCATTGCTTCTCAAACTGAATCCTGTTCTTCAGCAAGTTCCCGTACTTGTTCACGGCAGAAAACCGATTGCCGAGTCCCTAGTCATCCTTGAGTACATTGATGAAATCTGGAAAACTGGCCCTCAGCTTCTTCCACAAGATCCATATAAAAGATCTCAAGCTCGCTTTTGGGCCGGCCTTATGCAGCAT ATTTTTGAGAGCTTGGCCACAGTGTTGGAAACCAGTGGAGAAGCACAAGAGAAAGCCATCAAAGAAGTGAGTGAGAGAGTAAAGCCACTAGAAGAGAGATTGAAGGGTTACTACCCAGATGGATTTCCCAGGTCATTTGACCTAAAAGATGTGGGACTTTTAGAAGTGGTCATTTTTTCACACTTGGGCGCATATGAGGCTCAGGAAGAAGTCCTAGGATTTAAGGTCATAGACCCTAAAAATACTCCACTTGTATTTTCCTGCATAGAGCTATGA
- the LOC137710210 gene encoding protein PHYTOCHROME KINASE SUBSTRATE 3-like, which produces MEGDANNGTRSQDASFSSHLRKAEGTFVVKLAGSVHIPNPPPATKAEGETSVFGAEKYFSMMLEDDGPRLVDYDTSKFGQKKKENRGGQQHKQPTSRPGTPSTCSEASWNSKSGLLSSMRTPSQSKKKKVNGKINIFSSFSCNGSCSDKKSVSVHEMNAGHGGRGDKDFRKQNVGNIDHNPAKQPQPRFKARDEVYYSSFERSNKEEHIALANLNSGAQKLAGKSRLEEKTMKEQEGPQKLLEVFGSQRMKEDNVAINSERRLSMLTSDAIPKAPVMNEDAESDASSDLFEIESL; this is translated from the coding sequence ATGGAAGGAGACGCCAACAACGGTACTCGTAGTCAGGACGCTTCGTTTTCTTCTCACCTCAGAAAAGCAGAAGGTACCTTTGTAGTCAAGCTTGCAGGATCAGTTCATATTCCGAATCCCCCTCCTGCCACGAAGGCTGAGGGTGAAACCAGCGTCTTTGGTGCGGAGAAATATTTCAGCATGATGCTGGAAGATGACGGTCCACGACTTGTGGACTATGACACAAGCAAATTCGggcagaagaagaaagaaaataggggTGGTCAGCAGCACAAGCAACCAACGAGCAGGCCAGGAACTCCTAGTACTTGTTCTGAAGCGAGTTGGAACAGCAAAAGCGGCTTGTTATCTTCGATGAGAACCCCGTCTCAGAGCAAGAAGAAAAAGGTTAATGGAAAAATCAATATCTTTTCGAGTTTTAGCTGCAATGGATCTTGCTCAGATAAGAAATCCGTATCTGTTCATGAGATGAATGCCGGTCATGGAGGTCGCGGCGATAAAGATTTTAGGAAGCAAAACGTTGGGAATATTGATCACAATCCTGCTAAGCAGCCTCAACCAAGATTTAAGGCAAGAGATGAGGTGTACTACTCCAGCTTTGAAAGGTCAAACAAGGAAGAGCATATCGCATTGGCAAATTTGAACTCCGGTGCGCAGAAATTGGCAGGTAAATCACGGTTGGAAGAGAAGACAATGAAAGAACAAGAAGGTCCCCAGAAATTGCTCGAGGTGTTTGGATCCCAAAGGATGAAGGAAGACAATGTCGCAATAAATTCTGAGAGGAGATTGTCCATGCTAACTTCGGATGCCATTCCAAAAGCTCCAGTGATGAATGAAGATGCCGAGAGTGATGCTAGTTCGGATTTGTTCGAGATAGAGAGCCTATAG